The DNA window GAATATTCCACATATGAAGCGTAATTTAAAACTCAAACGTAGACTGAGGTTTAGGCAGATTTTAAAACTGACTTAATTAATTCTTCTAACCGGATGTTTGTTCCCTTGTCTCTCATCACATTATCAATTGCTTTTTCTGCTGCGGCTTTAGTATAGCCGAGAGTTAATAAAGCGGATAACGCTTCTGAGCGCATAGTATTGTCAGTTCCGGAAGAATTTAATGAGGAATTTTCAAGGAGTTCATCAGGTAATTTGTCTTTTAATTCGAGGATAATTCTCTGCGCTGTTTTAGCACCTATTCCCTTGACGGCCTGGATGACGCTGACCTGTGAATTAAGAATGGCAGACATAAGGTCCGAAGGCTTCAAGCTGGACAAAAGCATCAATGCTGTATTTGGCCCGACCCCACTTATGGAAATTAATTGTTGAAAAACCATTTTTTCTTTTTTGTCATTGAAACCATAAAGTGTGTGTGAGTCCTCCTTGACATGAAAATGGGTATGTAAAAATACCTCTTCTTTATCGCCTATTTCAGAATAAGTATTAAGTGAAATTCGTACTTCATGCCCAATTCCATTGACATCAATTATAAAGTGTGAGGGGTCCTTAAAGACTATCTGACCTCTGATGAATGCTATCATTTGTTTTCTATTTGCTTTGGGCATCAACCACACCCACTGCAACCATATTTATAATTTCTCTTATTGTGCTTCCTTGTTGTAAAATGTGAACCGGCTTATTCATTCCCATGAGAATCGGACCGATCGAATCCATTCCCCCCAGTTCCTGTAATAGTTTGTAAGTAATATTCCCTGAAGCAAGGTCAGGAAATATCAGTGTATTGGCACCGTCTTTTACCAGGGTGCTAAATGAAAAATGCTCTTTTTGAAGATCTGGGCTAATTGCTACATTGGCTTGAAATTCACCTTCAATTAATAAATCCGGGAATTTCTCTTTGGCTTTTTTAACCGCCTTCATCATTCTTTCAGGCACTTTACCTTTGGCAGAGCCAAAATTAGAATAAGAAAGCAGACCAATTTTAGGCTCTAAGTTAAAATTCTTAACTGCCTTGGCTGTCATTCCTATAATCTCTACCAAATCATCTACATCGGGTTCCCGATGGATGGTCGTATCTGCGAGAAAAAATATCCCTTTCTCATTGATCAAAATGTACATTCCGGCCACCCGTTTCCATTCCGGATCAGCGCCGATAACTTCCAGTGCCGGACGAATGGTTTTAGGATAATCTCTGGTCAACCCGGAAATCATTACATCTGCCATTCCGGTTTCCACCATGGCAGCGGCAAAATAATTTCTATCCCTCATCAATTTGGTGGCCATATATTTCGTTACACCTCTTCTTTGTCGTTTTTCGTAAAGAAGATTTCCAAATTTCTCACATAAGTCCGGTGTGAGGAAAGGATCAATAATTTCGCATGCATCCAGATCCAGATTATTTTCTTCAATCAGTGCTTTGATCTTTTTTTCATTACCCAGAAGAATCGGGAAAGCAATGCCCTCATCAAGAGATGCCTGAGCTGCTTTTAAAATGGTAAGATTATCGCTTTCTACAAATGCAACTTTTTTGGGATCCTTTGTCGCCCTGTTAATAATTCTGGAAATTAAGCGCTGATCTATGCCAATACGTTGTAAAAGGTCATTTTCATATTCTTTCCAATCAGAAATGAGCAATTGAGCTACATTGGAATCCATTGCAGCTTTTGCCACCGCCGGAGAAATTCTCGTAATCAATCGTGGATCGAGTGGTTTTGGGATTAGATAATCTTTGCCAAAGCTGAGGGTATTATTTCCATAAGCTTTATTAACGATCTCAGGAACCGGTTCTTTTGCCAGGTTGGCTATGGCATAGACCGCAGCCAATTTCATTTCGCTGTTTATGCTTTTAGCTCTTACATCAAGCGCTCCGCGGAAAATAAATGGAAATCCCAGCACATTATTGACCTGATTTGGATGGTCTGATCTTCCCGTTGCCATATAAATATCTTTCCTGGTTTTCATGGCCAGGTCATAATCGATTTCTGGAACCGGATTTGCCAACGCAAATACAATAGGATCCTTATTCATATTCTTGAGCATTTTAGGACTTACCAAGTTGCCTACAGACAAGCCTACAAAAACATCGGCA is part of the Hyphobacterium sp. CCMP332 genome and encodes:
- the ruvA gene encoding Holliday junction branch migration protein RuvA, with translation MIAFIRGQIVFKDPSHFIIDVNGIGHEVRISLNTYSEIGDKEEVFLHTHFHVKEDSHTLYGFNDKKEKMVFQQLISISGVGPNTALMLLSSLKPSDLMSAILNSQVSVIQAVKGIGAKTAQRIILELKDKLPDELLENSSLNSSGTDNTMRSEALSALLTLGYTKAAAEKAIDNVMRDKGTNIRLEELIKSVLKSA
- a CDS encoding NADP-dependent malic enzyme, which gives rise to MAIKIRRKDALSYHEQGKPGKIEVIPTKPLSSQQDLALAYSPGVAEPCKDIAENPTDVYRYTAKGNLVGVISNGTAVLGLGNIGPEASKPVMEGKGVLFKKFAGIDVFDLEIDETDPKEFIKIVKSLEPTFGGINLEDIKSPEAFEIERELRDKMDIPVMHDDQHGTAIISCAALINALDLNGKKIKDIKIVFNGAGAAALSCASLMIELGAQKKNLFMFDSKGLINKKRKDIDDLKRAFASTDKEIQLEDAFIDADVFVGLSVGNLVSPKMLKNMNKDPIVFALANPVPEIDYDLAMKTRKDIYMATGRSDHPNQVNNVLGFPFIFRGALDVRAKSINSEMKLAAVYAIANLAKEPVPEIVNKAYGNNTLSFGKDYLIPKPLDPRLITRISPAVAKAAMDSNVAQLLISDWKEYENDLLQRIGIDQRLISRIINRATKDPKKVAFVESDNLTILKAAQASLDEGIAFPILLGNEKKIKALIEENNLDLDACEIIDPFLTPDLCEKFGNLLYEKRQRRGVTKYMATKLMRDRNYFAAAMVETGMADVMISGLTRDYPKTIRPALEVIGADPEWKRVAGMYILINEKGIFFLADTTIHREPDVDDLVEIIGMTAKAVKNFNLEPKIGLLSYSNFGSAKGKVPERMMKAVKKAKEKFPDLLIEGEFQANVAISPDLQKEHFSFSTLVKDGANTLIFPDLASGNITYKLLQELGGMDSIGPILMGMNKPVHILQQGSTIREIINMVAVGVVDAQSK